A window from Acinonyx jubatus isolate Ajub_Pintada_27869175 chromosome E1, VMU_Ajub_asm_v1.0, whole genome shotgun sequence encodes these proteins:
- the C1QTNF1 gene encoding complement C1q tumor necrosis factor-related protein 1 isoform X1, whose protein sequence is MHWERWRLRGPAHIWLGFALYESVPLSSALPLLSRNRASASGQRDLGTEEVKAVLPPPTWLGGGYDAAGRCSKPERLPQDAGRSRARGNMGSRGLRLGLASCLLLAFACGLVLGRAPRGPQELQEQEGTEEPPLDHAERDEKNHEKYSPGQGEDETASRCFRCCDPGTPVYQAIPVPQINITILKGEKGDRGDRGLQGKYGKTGSAGARGHTGPKGQKGSMGAPGDRCKNHYAAFSVGRKKPLHSNDYYQTVIFDTEFVNLYGHFNMFTGKFYCYVPGIYFFSLNVHTWNQKETYLHIMKNGEEVVILFAQVSDRSIMQSQSLMLELRDQDEVWVRLFKGERENAIFSDEFDTYITFSGYLVKHALEP, encoded by the exons ATGCACTGGGAGCGTTGGAGGCTCCGCGGCCCCGCTCACATCTGGCTGGGGTTTGCTCTTTACGAGTCTGTCCCGCTCTCTTCAGCTCTTCCTTTACTTTCGAGAAACCGCGCTTCCGCTTCTGGCCAGAGAGACCTTGGAACAGAGGAGGTCAAG GCTGTTCTGCCCCCTCCGACCTGGCTGGGAGGAGGCTACGACGCTGCTGGGAGATGCTCTAAGCCCGAGAGGCTGCCCCAGGACGCTGGCCGGAG CAGGGCGCGCGGGAACATGGGCTCCCGGGGACTGAGACTCGGGCTGGCGAGCTGCCTGCTGCTGGCCTTCGCCTGTGGCCTGGTGCTGGGCCGTGCGCCGCGCGGCCCACAGGAGCTGCAGGAACAGGAGGGGACCGAGGAGCCGCCGCTGGACCACGCGGAGAG GGATGAAAAGAACCATGAAAAATACAGCCCCGGGCAGGGGGAGGACGAGACTGCTTCCCGATGCTTCCGCTGCTGTGACCCCGGCACGCCCGTGTACCAGGCCATCCCGGTGCCGCAGATCAACATCACCATCCTGAAAG GTGAGAAGGGTGACCGAGGAGACCGAGGCTTGCAGGGGAAATACGGCAAAACAGGCTCCGCGGGCGCCAGGGGCCACACGGGCCCCAAAGGGCAGAAAGGGTCCATGGGGGCCCCCGGGGACCGCTGCAAGAACCATTACGCTGCCTTCTCGGTGGGCCGGAAGAAGCCCCTCCACAGCAACGACTACTACCAGACGGTGATCTTCGACACGGAGTTCGTGAATCTCTACGGCCACTTCAACATGTTCACCGGCAAGTTCTACTGCTACGTGCCGGGCATCTACTTCTTCAGCCTCAACGTGCACACCTGGAACCAGAAGGAGACGTACCTGCACATCATGAAGAACGGGGAGGAGGTGGTGATCCTGTTTGCCCAGGTGAGCGACCGCAGCATCATGCAGAgtcagagcctgatgctggagcTGCGGGACCAGGACGAGGTGTGGGTGCGTCTCTTCAAGGGCGAGCGGGAGAACGCCATCTTCAGCGACGAGTTTGACACGTACATCACCTTCAGCGGCTACCTGGTCAAGCACGCCCTGGAGCCCTAG
- the C1QTNF1 gene encoding complement C1q tumor necrosis factor-related protein 1 isoform X2, which translates to MHWERWRLRGPAHIWLGFALYESVPLSSALPLLSRNRASASGQRDLGTEEVKAVLPPPTWLGGGYDAAGRCSKPERLPQDAGRRARGNMGSRGLRLGLASCLLLAFACGLVLGRAPRGPQELQEQEGTEEPPLDHAERDEKNHEKYSPGQGEDETASRCFRCCDPGTPVYQAIPVPQINITILKGEKGDRGDRGLQGKYGKTGSAGARGHTGPKGQKGSMGAPGDRCKNHYAAFSVGRKKPLHSNDYYQTVIFDTEFVNLYGHFNMFTGKFYCYVPGIYFFSLNVHTWNQKETYLHIMKNGEEVVILFAQVSDRSIMQSQSLMLELRDQDEVWVRLFKGERENAIFSDEFDTYITFSGYLVKHALEP; encoded by the exons ATGCACTGGGAGCGTTGGAGGCTCCGCGGCCCCGCTCACATCTGGCTGGGGTTTGCTCTTTACGAGTCTGTCCCGCTCTCTTCAGCTCTTCCTTTACTTTCGAGAAACCGCGCTTCCGCTTCTGGCCAGAGAGACCTTGGAACAGAGGAGGTCAAG GCTGTTCTGCCCCCTCCGACCTGGCTGGGAGGAGGCTACGACGCTGCTGGGAGATGCTCTAAGCCCGAGAGGCTGCCCCAGGACGCTGGCCGGAG GGCGCGCGGGAACATGGGCTCCCGGGGACTGAGACTCGGGCTGGCGAGCTGCCTGCTGCTGGCCTTCGCCTGTGGCCTGGTGCTGGGCCGTGCGCCGCGCGGCCCACAGGAGCTGCAGGAACAGGAGGGGACCGAGGAGCCGCCGCTGGACCACGCGGAGAG GGATGAAAAGAACCATGAAAAATACAGCCCCGGGCAGGGGGAGGACGAGACTGCTTCCCGATGCTTCCGCTGCTGTGACCCCGGCACGCCCGTGTACCAGGCCATCCCGGTGCCGCAGATCAACATCACCATCCTGAAAG GTGAGAAGGGTGACCGAGGAGACCGAGGCTTGCAGGGGAAATACGGCAAAACAGGCTCCGCGGGCGCCAGGGGCCACACGGGCCCCAAAGGGCAGAAAGGGTCCATGGGGGCCCCCGGGGACCGCTGCAAGAACCATTACGCTGCCTTCTCGGTGGGCCGGAAGAAGCCCCTCCACAGCAACGACTACTACCAGACGGTGATCTTCGACACGGAGTTCGTGAATCTCTACGGCCACTTCAACATGTTCACCGGCAAGTTCTACTGCTACGTGCCGGGCATCTACTTCTTCAGCCTCAACGTGCACACCTGGAACCAGAAGGAGACGTACCTGCACATCATGAAGAACGGGGAGGAGGTGGTGATCCTGTTTGCCCAGGTGAGCGACCGCAGCATCATGCAGAgtcagagcctgatgctggagcTGCGGGACCAGGACGAGGTGTGGGTGCGTCTCTTCAAGGGCGAGCGGGAGAACGCCATCTTCAGCGACGAGTTTGACACGTACATCACCTTCAGCGGCTACCTGGTCAAGCACGCCCTGGAGCCCTAG